The proteins below come from a single Plantactinospora sp. KBS50 genomic window:
- a CDS encoding zinc-dependent metalloprotease codes for MAQFVDWDLAAATAGALGKSGPKVSYEEATAVVADLRRLTDEAAGHVLEYTGLRAQVAHPPVRVVDRRDWAATNIAGLREVITPLVSRLAGDKQPGAVTEAIGSRLTGVQAGTVLAYLSGRVLGQYEVFSTEPGQLLLVAPNIVEVERKLGADPRDFRLWVCLHEVTHRTQFTAVPWMRGHFLGEVQAFVDAAQAGGENTLDRLRRGVATLADSVRDPDSRASVLDIVQTPGQRAVLDRLTAMMTLLEGHAEFVMDGVGPQVIPSVDRIRAAFNRRRESGNPLEKTIRKLLGIDVKMRQYAEGRKFVHGVVERVGMTGFNKVFSSPLTMPKLDELADPDAWVARVHGGPLLADG; via the coding sequence CTGGCCGCCGCCACCGCCGGTGCCCTTGGTAAGTCGGGGCCGAAGGTGTCTTACGAGGAGGCCACCGCCGTCGTGGCCGACCTGCGGCGGCTGACCGACGAGGCGGCCGGGCACGTGCTGGAGTACACCGGGCTGCGCGCCCAGGTGGCGCATCCACCGGTGCGGGTGGTGGACCGCCGGGACTGGGCGGCGACGAACATCGCCGGACTGCGCGAGGTCATCACGCCGCTGGTGTCCCGGCTCGCCGGCGACAAGCAGCCCGGCGCGGTGACCGAGGCGATCGGCTCCCGGCTGACCGGGGTGCAGGCGGGCACGGTGCTGGCGTACCTGTCCGGCCGGGTCCTCGGCCAGTACGAGGTGTTCTCCACCGAGCCGGGCCAACTGCTGCTGGTGGCGCCGAACATCGTCGAGGTGGAACGCAAGCTCGGCGCCGACCCCCGGGACTTCCGGCTCTGGGTCTGCCTGCACGAGGTGACCCACCGGACCCAGTTCACCGCCGTGCCGTGGATGCGGGGCCACTTCCTCGGCGAGGTGCAGGCGTTCGTCGACGCCGCCCAGGCCGGCGGCGAGAACACCCTGGACCGGCTGCGCCGCGGGGTGGCCACGCTGGCCGACTCGGTCCGTGACCCGGACAGCCGGGCCAGCGTGCTGGACATCGTGCAGACCCCCGGCCAGCGGGCCGTGCTGGACCGGCTCACCGCGATGATGACCCTGCTGGAGGGGCACGCCGAGTTCGTGATGGACGGCGTCGGCCCGCAGGTGATCCCGAGCGTGGACCGGATCCGGGCGGCCTTCAACCGGCGCCGGGAGTCCGGTAACCCGCTGGAGAAGACCATCCGCAAGCTGCTCGGGATCGACGTCAAGATGCGCCAGTACGCCGAGGGTCGCAAGTTCGTGCACGGCGTGGTGGAGCGGGTCGGGATGACCGGCTTCAACAAGGTGTTCAGCTCCCCGCTGACCATGCCCAAGCTCGACGAGCTGGCCGATCCGGATGCCTGGGTGGCCCGGGTGCACGGCGGGCCGCTGCTGGCCGACGGCTGA
- the tilS gene encoding tRNA lysidine(34) synthetase TilS, with protein sequence MAALAPPVAAVRGAVRAALVALPEPGPVLVACSGGADSLALAAATAFVAPRLGRPAGLVSVDHGLQAGSADRAAAVAKWADEAGLAPAEAVPTRVAGRPGGPEAAARSARYEVLAEAARRHGAVAVLLGHTRDDQAETVLLALARGAGPRGLAGMPPVRHVHGVRLVRPLLAVTREQTRAACGALGLCPWEDPHNTDPSYARARVRATALPALTAALGPGVRDNLARTAQLLAADTAALDELAHRALAAARTPCGEEPPGLLVAGLAQLPPAIRGRVLHAWCRELGAAPAALSYRHVRALEALVTAWRGQGPTHLPGGIRIGRRDGRLLPVPLPA encoded by the coding sequence ATGGCCGCGCTCGCCCCGCCGGTGGCCGCGGTCCGCGGCGCGGTCCGGGCCGCGCTGGTGGCGTTGCCGGAGCCGGGGCCGGTGCTGGTGGCCTGCTCGGGCGGCGCCGACTCGCTGGCGCTGGCCGCCGCGACCGCCTTCGTGGCGCCGCGGCTGGGCCGGCCGGCCGGGCTGGTGAGCGTGGACCACGGCCTGCAGGCCGGCTCGGCCGATCGGGCCGCCGCGGTCGCGAAGTGGGCCGACGAAGCCGGCCTGGCCCCGGCCGAGGCGGTGCCGACCCGGGTGGCCGGCCGGCCCGGCGGGCCGGAGGCGGCGGCCCGGTCCGCCCGGTACGAGGTGCTCGCCGAGGCCGCCCGCCGGCACGGCGCGGTCGCCGTACTGCTCGGGCACACCCGCGACGACCAGGCCGAGACGGTGCTGCTCGCGCTGGCCCGGGGCGCCGGGCCGCGCGGGCTGGCCGGCATGCCGCCGGTCCGGCACGTGCACGGGGTACGCCTGGTCCGTCCGCTGCTGGCGGTCACCCGGGAGCAGACCAGGGCGGCCTGCGGCGCGCTCGGGCTCTGCCCGTGGGAAGACCCGCACAACACCGACCCGTCGTACGCCCGGGCCCGGGTGCGCGCCACGGCGCTGCCGGCGCTGACCGCCGCGCTGGGTCCCGGCGTACGGGACAATCTGGCGCGTACCGCGCAGCTGTTGGCCGCCGACACGGCGGCGCTGGACGAACTCGCCCACCGGGCGCTGGCGGCCGCCCGCACGCCCTGCGGGGAGGAGCCGCCGGGCCTGCTCGTGGCCGGCCTGGCGCAGCTGCCGCCGGCGATCCGCGGCCGGGTGCTGCACGCCTGGTGCCGGGAGCTGGGCGCGGCGCCCGCCGCGCTGTCGTACCGGCACGTACGGGCGCTGGAGGCGCTGGTGACGGCCTGGCGCGGGCAGGGTCCGACGCACCTGCCCGGCGGCATCCGGATCGGCCGGCGGGACGGCCGGCTGCTGCCCGTGCCGCTCCCGGCCTGA